A genome region from Labilibaculum antarcticum includes the following:
- a CDS encoding FKBP-type peptidyl-prolyl cis-trans isomerase yields MKKPNFRNKNEEEIKAYIAKNKLDAQRSDTGLYYLICKQGEGAKPTCDSNITISYIGYLTNGTIFDKSESLEINLSVVIEGWKEGIQHFKEGGEGILLIPAHLAYGNTDYGSIPGGSVLIFDILLTKVF; encoded by the coding sequence ATGAAAAAACCCAATTTCAGAAATAAAAACGAAGAAGAAATCAAGGCTTATATTGCGAAGAACAAATTAGATGCTCAAAGAAGTGACACGGGCTTGTACTATCTGATATGTAAGCAAGGTGAAGGTGCGAAACCAACTTGTGATTCGAATATTACAATTAGCTACATTGGTTATTTAACTAATGGTACTATTTTCGATAAAAGCGAAAGTCTGGAAATTAATCTATCGGTTGTGATTGAGGGCTGGAAAGAAGGAATCCAGCATTTTAAAGAAGGTGGAGAGGGAATTCTATTAATCCCTGCTCATTTGGCCTATGGCAATACCGACTATGGCTCCATTCCTGGAGGATCGGTTCTTATTTTCGATATTCTACTGACGAAGGTGTTTTAG
- a CDS encoding hybrid sensor histidine kinase/response regulator transcription factor, translating into MKKLICLVFIFFQLGFLTAQEYIFEKITTQQGLSQNDVNCIFQDHNGFLWIGTNDGLNRYDGYSFRTFRINQGNKQGEGLSSNLIYKVKEDQKGKLWIGTSNEGVCVFDVDKETFTQIRNTAQNPIQLADSRVLDLECMADGTVWVATAKGVTIISEVNGQYETTNLITVANTPLVSKGCNVVSEDLQGRKWLGFYRGLVVCEKVSNRIKTTQIKEFEHLNVRSIIPVISGFLVATDSGLFFLQEDVDDSNQRRLVQINDFPTNDIYLDEYQNLYASSNKKLLVYSCDFINQKFKFKAEINQGRSKSDLNSSLIMSIYGDSSGIIWIGTNGGGLNKYNPKRKKISHYKSTGQQGSLSCNKIRSIFEDSSHNIWFATEGGGVDYLEASKNRNFASGFKNHFAIGDKIENRIYSVIETKNNKGENEIWAGAGFPQVLERFGNDGKHLASDEKDLISDIGASIFTMLKDKDENIWLGTYGSAGLFKYEIVGDTYRLTNYRALGEPGNISSNIVRSLMQDKQGNIWVGTDAGLNFLSVDELAKPSPSFKVFNNNPENENSLSNDYILPLFQATNGDLWVGTMGGGLNKINYKNNIDSISFTRYNTSDGFPNNVIKGILEDSNECLWISSNKGLTRFNPKTNDIMNYDINDGLQDNEFGELACCKLSDGMMIFGGVNGFNTFYPEQIIEDKTPPKVAFTDLQVLNESVKVGEKVHRRVILDKVINHTNSIKLKNSENSFAIYFSSLHFSAPQKNKYKYMLEGFDKSWIVKNSDERFAKYTSLAAGKYVFKLYASNNDGIWSEEAKQIEIVVIPPWWHSNLALLAYGLLFLVLLWFFQRFSIIKIKQKNELLMEHFEKEKIEELNQMKFRFFTNISHEFRTPLSLIIGSVQKLLRNEEELSEKARERCLAVERNSSIMLRLINQLLDFRKMEQDKMKLLVRNVNIVQVLKEIYFSFQEMASNKNIQFKFSGQEDELYVWVDTDKIEKIVYNLLSNAFKFTNVGGQIELVLSYDTDHIIIQVKDNGVGIPKQLQSHIFERFYQGTKLRHANSSGTGIGLSYSKGLAELHGGEISFESAEGVGSCFELVLKRGKGHYKSSDVSEDQSVKVESINRANSEVEIIQREIKQLQDDSESSSREHSLLIVEDNIELLEFLTDAFTDYYNVYQAVNGVEGLEMAEKYDIDIIVSDISMPIKDGLELCREVKTNERISHIPIILLTAKTSSEDSIKGFQLGADAYVSKPFDLNVLEAQIAGVLRNRNELKQRFNKTIEINPSEVTTTSADERFLKKLLTIIEENISNYEFTVEQLAKIYGMPQVNINKKLKSLTGQTANAFIRSVRLKRACQLLKTGRYSVADVTYEVGFSDLKYFRSCFKKEFDLNPSEYAKQENKE; encoded by the coding sequence ATGAAAAAATTGATCTGCTTAGTCTTTATATTTTTCCAATTAGGTTTCCTCACGGCACAAGAATATATCTTCGAAAAAATTACGACACAACAAGGATTGTCGCAAAATGATGTGAACTGTATTTTTCAGGATCACAACGGCTTTTTATGGATTGGTACCAATGATGGATTAAATCGTTACGATGGTTATTCTTTCCGTACTTTTCGAATTAATCAAGGAAACAAACAAGGAGAAGGTCTTTCGAGTAATTTAATTTATAAGGTAAAAGAGGATCAGAAGGGTAAGTTGTGGATCGGAACATCAAACGAAGGAGTATGTGTGTTTGATGTTGATAAGGAGACTTTTACTCAAATCAGGAATACTGCACAAAATCCAATTCAATTAGCGGATAGCCGGGTTTTAGATCTTGAATGTATGGCTGATGGTACGGTATGGGTAGCAACAGCTAAAGGTGTTACCATTATCTCGGAAGTAAATGGGCAATACGAAACAACCAATTTAATTACCGTAGCTAATACTCCATTGGTTTCAAAAGGTTGCAATGTGGTGAGTGAAGATTTGCAAGGACGAAAATGGTTAGGGTTTTATAGGGGCTTGGTCGTTTGTGAGAAAGTCTCAAATCGAATAAAGACAACTCAGATTAAAGAATTCGAACATTTAAATGTAAGGTCTATTATACCCGTAATCAGTGGCTTTTTGGTGGCAACAGACAGCGGATTATTCTTTTTGCAGGAAGATGTTGATGATAGTAATCAAAGGCGATTGGTACAAATAAATGATTTTCCGACTAATGATATATACTTGGATGAATACCAAAACCTATATGCTTCATCCAATAAAAAGCTTTTAGTTTATTCATGTGATTTTATAAATCAGAAATTTAAGTTTAAGGCTGAGATTAACCAAGGTCGGTCTAAATCAGATTTGAACAGTAGTCTGATTATGAGTATTTACGGAGACTCTTCAGGTATTATTTGGATTGGAACCAATGGAGGAGGATTAAATAAATACAATCCTAAACGAAAAAAAATTAGTCATTACAAGAGTACAGGGCAACAGGGAAGTCTTTCATGTAATAAAATCAGATCCATTTTTGAAGATAGCTCTCATAATATATGGTTTGCCACAGAAGGTGGAGGTGTTGATTATTTGGAGGCTTCCAAAAATAGAAATTTTGCATCTGGTTTTAAGAATCATTTTGCTATTGGAGATAAGATTGAAAATAGAATCTATTCGGTAATTGAAACTAAAAATAATAAAGGCGAAAATGAAATATGGGCGGGTGCCGGTTTTCCACAAGTATTGGAGCGTTTTGGAAATGATGGGAAACATTTGGCATCAGATGAGAAGGATTTGATCTCAGATATTGGAGCGTCAATTTTTACAATGCTAAAGGACAAGGATGAAAATATTTGGTTGGGAACCTATGGTTCGGCTGGCCTGTTTAAGTATGAAATAGTGGGTGATACTTATCGTCTAACAAATTATAGAGCTCTTGGTGAACCAGGAAATATATCCTCCAATATTGTTAGGAGTCTTATGCAGGATAAGCAGGGGAATATTTGGGTAGGAACCGATGCAGGGCTCAATTTTCTTTCCGTTGATGAACTAGCAAAACCGAGTCCATCTTTTAAAGTATTCAATAATAATCCGGAAAATGAAAATTCTTTAAGCAATGATTACATATTGCCTCTCTTTCAAGCAACAAATGGGGATTTGTGGGTGGGTACCATGGGAGGCGGACTTAATAAAATTAATTACAAGAATAATATTGACTCAATTTCATTTACACGCTACAACACTTCGGATGGCTTCCCTAATAATGTGATAAAAGGCATATTGGAGGATAGTAATGAATGCTTGTGGATTTCATCGAATAAGGGATTAACACGTTTTAATCCAAAAACCAATGATATCATGAATTATGATATTAATGATGGATTGCAGGATAATGAATTTGGTGAATTGGCCTGTTGCAAATTAAGTGATGGCATGATGATTTTTGGTGGGGTTAATGGGTTCAATACATTTTATCCCGAACAAATTATCGAAGATAAAACTCCTCCCAAAGTTGCATTTACAGATTTACAGGTGCTTAACGAATCGGTAAAAGTAGGAGAGAAGGTTCATCGTAGAGTTATTCTTGATAAAGTAATTAATCATACAAATAGTATTAAACTTAAGAATTCTGAAAATAGTTTTGCTATTTATTTTTCTTCGTTACATTTTTCGGCTCCGCAAAAAAATAAGTATAAATACATGCTTGAAGGATTTGATAAAAGTTGGATTGTAAAGAATTCTGATGAGAGATTTGCTAAATATACGAGTCTTGCTGCCGGTAAATATGTATTCAAATTATATGCGTCAAACAATGATGGGATTTGGTCTGAAGAAGCAAAGCAAATAGAGATTGTTGTAATTCCGCCATGGTGGCACAGTAATCTTGCATTGCTTGCTTATGGCTTGCTATTTCTTGTTCTGCTGTGGTTCTTTCAACGTTTTTCGATCATAAAGATTAAGCAAAAGAATGAGCTTTTGATGGAGCATTTTGAAAAAGAGAAAATAGAAGAATTAAATCAAATGAAATTTCGGTTTTTTACAAATATATCCCATGAGTTTAGAACTCCTTTATCTCTCATTATCGGTTCTGTTCAGAAATTACTTCGAAATGAAGAAGAATTATCGGAAAAAGCCAGAGAAAGGTGTTTAGCTGTTGAACGAAACTCTTCCATAATGCTTCGATTGATCAATCAATTGTTGGATTTCAGGAAAATGGAACAGGATAAAATGAAGTTGTTGGTAAGGAATGTAAATATTGTACAGGTTTTAAAAGAGATCTATTTTTCATTTCAGGAAATGGCGTCGAATAAAAATATTCAGTTTAAATTTTCAGGTCAGGAGGATGAATTATACGTTTGGGTTGATACAGATAAGATAGAAAAGATCGTTTATAATTTGTTGTCGAATGCCTTTAAATTTACAAATGTTGGAGGACAAATTGAATTGGTTCTTTCATATGATACAGATCATATTATCATTCAGGTTAAGGACAATGGTGTTGGAATTCCAAAGCAGTTGCAGTCTCATATTTTTGAACGTTTTTATCAGGGAACAAAGTTGAGACATGCCAATTCCAGTGGGACAGGAATTGGTTTATCCTACTCTAAAGGATTAGCAGAATTGCACGGTGGCGAAATTAGTTTTGAAAGTGCCGAAGGTGTAGGCAGTTGTTTTGAATTGGTGTTGAAAAGAGGAAAAGGACATTACAAATCTTCTGATGTTTCTGAGGATCAGTCAGTAAAGGTCGAATCAATAAATAGGGCAAATTCCGAAGTAGAAATAATTCAAAGAGAAATAAAACAATTACAAGATGATTCTGAATCAAGTTCCCGTGAGCATAGCCTTCTGATTGTTGAAGATAATATAGAGTTGTTGGAATTTTTAACAGATGCTTTTACCGATTATTATAATGTATATCAGGCAGTAAATGGTGTAGAAGGATTAGAGATGGCAGAAAAATATGATATTGACATTATTGTTAGTGACATTTCGATGCCAATAAAAGATGGTTTAGAATTATGTCGTGAAGTTAAAACGAATGAACGAATCAGCCATATACCAATCATCTTGCTTACGGCAAAGACATCTTCTGAAGATTCAATAAAAGGTTTTCAGCTTGGCGCTGATGCGTATGTTTCCAAGCCTTTTGATTTGAATGTGCTTGAAGCTCAAATTGCCGGAGTATTAAGAAACAGGAATGAATTGAAGCAAAGATTTAACAAGACAATTGAAATAAATCCTTCCGAAGTTACCACTACTTCTGCTGATGAGAGATTTCTGAAAAAATTGCTGACTATCATAGAAGAAAATATTTCTAATTATGAATTTACGGTTGAGCAATTGGCAAAGATATATGGTATGCCACAGGTAAATATAAATAAGAAGCTAAAATCATTAACGGGACAGACAGCAAATGCGTTTATTAGAAGTGTAAGGCTTAAGCGTGCGTGTCAATTATTAAAAACAGGGCGATATTCGGTAGCTGACGTAACATACGAGGTTGGCTTCTCTGATCTGAAATATTTTAGATCTTGTTTCAAAAAGGAGTTCGATCTAAATCCATCGGAATATGCAAAACAAGAAAATAAAGAGTAA
- a CDS encoding SusC/RagA family TonB-linked outer membrane protein produces the protein MKQKKFFYLQGKYSQVGLALILLLMCNFSAFAQNMVQGVVTSAEDGFGIPGITVILKGTTTGTVTNIDGEYSIAANKGDVLVFSFIGMLSQEISVTGSTLNVKMQNDAVNLNEVIAVGYGVKKRSVVTGSITSLDSKDILQSRPADINQAFTGRAAGVVVSQSSGQPGSSSKITIRGVGTNGNSNPLYVIDGLPMSDMNSVNPNDIESLQVLKDATSAAIYGARAANGVILITTKRGKKGETTLTYDGFYGVQSAFNQPDLLNTDEYLTIMQEYYANDGNAYPTSMPTQNNGIDTDWLGAIASSAPVQEHNVTATMGSEKGSVLLSLGYRNQDGIIGGNLDKSFFKRYNARMNASFDVNENVTVGANINFTHIDKSGIATGSNGYNAVYYGLLMDPTTPVYGDGYAPADESGYGTTAVPFTRMWNPMSFMDVSSNGYNRSERIYGNTYAKISFLKDFVFKTDLAANFKSGRSRSFSPTYYHNVSNYSDINKVSQNSDRAAFWQWENTLTYTKEIGDHHITVLLGTSASESTYENLGGSRVGYPAEADGNDNFWWLNSGNIEGVTNYGEADPVHTISSYFGRLSYNYQEKYMAEFVVRRDGSSNFGPKDRYAIFPGVSFGWNVSNEDFWNIENFDKLKLRASWGQNGNEAISPFSYTSTIANDRNYTLGNGSVITGSSPSNLVNPNVRWETSEQLNIGADMVFYNGALRVSMDYYTKTTQDLLFQRTVEAVRGNDAPYYNAGEIKNSGLEFQVGYNFNVGEVDFAVNANASYLKNEVTKVGNDNGYEEGGWWKGTTNVTRMQEGLPIGTFYGYKIDGIFQTPADINSEIYPNAQPGDFKWHDTNGDGAITPDDRTDIGNPWPKWTYGVSINAKWKGFDYSMMMHGKTGMDIWMAQYRDEAYGRANLPDFWLDRWQQAGDNNGVPRLSIADANDNVRKASEFHVKDASFFKIGTIELGYTLPKRWVKAVNLSKVRIYTAADNVAVFSKYPMFDPEVGAMEGNILNTGLDYSMYPQARTIRFGLSVGF, from the coding sequence ATGAAACAAAAGAAATTCTTCTATTTGCAAGGGAAGTATAGTCAAGTAGGTTTGGCTCTAATTCTATTGCTTATGTGCAACTTTAGTGCCTTTGCACAAAACATGGTGCAGGGTGTCGTAACAAGCGCTGAAGATGGTTTTGGAATCCCCGGCATTACTGTAATCCTTAAGGGTACAACAACTGGAACAGTTACTAATATCGACGGAGAATACTCCATCGCCGCAAATAAAGGTGATGTGTTGGTATTTAGCTTTATTGGAATGCTAAGCCAGGAAATTAGCGTAACAGGATCAACACTAAATGTGAAGATGCAAAATGATGCGGTTAATTTGAATGAAGTAATAGCTGTTGGTTACGGTGTTAAAAAGCGTAGTGTTGTAACAGGTTCTATTACTAGCCTCGATTCTAAAGACATTTTACAATCAAGACCTGCGGACATTAATCAAGCGTTTACAGGACGTGCTGCCGGTGTTGTTGTATCACAATCTTCTGGTCAGCCAGGTTCAAGTTCGAAAATTACGATTCGGGGTGTAGGTACTAATGGTAACTCAAACCCTTTATATGTAATTGATGGTTTGCCAATGAGTGACATGAATTCGGTAAATCCGAATGATATTGAGTCTTTACAAGTATTAAAAGATGCAACTTCAGCTGCAATTTATGGAGCCAGAGCTGCCAATGGGGTAATTTTGATTACGACTAAAAGAGGTAAAAAAGGAGAGACTACTCTTACTTATGATGGTTTTTACGGTGTACAGTCTGCTTTTAATCAGCCTGACTTATTAAATACCGACGAGTATTTAACAATCATGCAAGAATACTATGCAAACGATGGTAATGCGTATCCAACTTCAATGCCAACTCAAAACAATGGAATAGATACAGATTGGTTAGGTGCTATTGCTTCCAGTGCACCAGTTCAGGAGCACAATGTTACTGCAACTATGGGAAGCGAAAAAGGGAGTGTATTGTTATCTCTTGGTTACCGTAACCAAGATGGTATTATTGGAGGTAATTTAGATAAATCCTTCTTTAAGCGTTACAATGCTAGAATGAATGCTTCTTTTGATGTCAATGAAAACGTAACTGTTGGTGCTAACATTAACTTTACACATATCGATAAAAGTGGCATTGCTACAGGTTCGAATGGTTACAATGCTGTTTATTACGGATTATTAATGGACCCTACTACGCCTGTTTATGGAGATGGTTATGCTCCAGCCGATGAAAGTGGTTACGGGACTACTGCCGTTCCATTTACCAGAATGTGGAATCCAATGTCTTTTATGGATGTTAGTTCAAATGGGTATAACCGTAGCGAAAGAATATATGGAAACACTTATGCGAAAATATCTTTCTTAAAAGATTTTGTTTTTAAAACAGATCTTGCTGCAAACTTCAAAAGTGGTCGCAGTAGAAGTTTTAGTCCTACTTATTATCATAATGTGTCTAACTACTCAGATATTAACAAGGTGTCTCAAAACTCAGATAGAGCAGCTTTCTGGCAATGGGAGAATACCTTGACTTATACAAAAGAGATAGGTGATCATCATATTACAGTCTTATTAGGTACTTCAGCATCTGAAAGCACCTATGAGAATTTAGGAGGTTCAAGAGTTGGATATCCTGCAGAAGCCGATGGTAATGATAATTTCTGGTGGCTTAATTCAGGTAATATTGAAGGGGTTACTAATTATGGAGAGGCAGATCCTGTTCATACAATTTCTTCTTATTTTGGTCGATTAAGTTATAACTATCAGGAAAAATACATGGCTGAGTTTGTTGTGCGTCGTGATGGTAGTTCTAATTTCGGACCAAAGGATAGATACGCTATATTTCCAGGAGTTAGTTTTGGGTGGAATGTTTCAAACGAAGATTTTTGGAATATTGAGAACTTTGATAAATTAAAGCTTCGTGCAAGTTGGGGTCAGAATGGTAATGAGGCAATTAGCCCATTTTCATACACTTCAACAATTGCCAATGATCGAAATTACACACTTGGTAATGGGTCTGTGATTACAGGTTCATCTCCATCCAACTTAGTAAATCCTAATGTTAGATGGGAAACAAGTGAGCAATTAAATATCGGTGCCGATATGGTTTTCTATAATGGTGCATTAAGAGTTAGTATGGATTATTATACTAAAACGACTCAAGATTTATTGTTTCAACGTACTGTTGAGGCCGTAAGAGGTAATGATGCTCCTTATTATAATGCAGGTGAGATCAAAAACTCAGGTCTTGAATTCCAAGTTGGATACAATTTTAACGTTGGAGAAGTTGATTTTGCAGTCAATGCGAATGCTTCTTATTTAAAGAACGAAGTTACCAAAGTGGGTAATGATAATGGATATGAAGAAGGTGGATGGTGGAAAGGAACAACTAATGTAACTCGTATGCAAGAAGGCTTACCCATTGGAACTTTCTATGGATATAAGATTGATGGGATTTTCCAGACTCCGGCTGATATCAACAGTGAAATATATCCAAATGCACAGCCAGGTGATTTTAAATGGCATGATACTAACGGAGATGGAGCAATTACACCAGATGATAGAACTGATATTGGAAATCCATGGCCAAAATGGACTTATGGTGTGAGTATTAATGCTAAATGGAAAGGTTTTGATTATAGCATGATGATGCACGGAAAAACAGGTATGGATATTTGGATGGCTCAATACAGAGATGAAGCCTACGGACGTGCTAATTTGCCTGATTTCTGGTTAGATAGATGGCAACAAGCCGGGGATAACAATGGTGTGCCAAGACTAAGTATTGCAGATGCTAATGATAACGTGAGAAAAGCTTCTGAATTCCACGTGAAAGATGCTTCTTTCTTTAAGATTGGTACTATTGAATTAGGATATACTTTACCTAAAAGATGGGTTAAGGCTGTGAATTTATCAAAAGTGAGAATTTATACTGCTGCTGATAATGTTGCTGTTTTCTCAAAATACCCAATGTTCGATCCTGAAGTGGGAGCAATGGAAGGAAATATCCTAAATACAGGTTTAGATTACTCTATGTATCCACAGGCTAGAACAATCAGATTTGGTCTTAGCGTAGGTTTCTAA
- a CDS encoding RagB/SusD family nutrient uptake outer membrane protein produces MKQIKYIFIIAVLLIAASCSDSFLDTDPVNKSTEDNFYQTDAQMFAALMAAYDPLQWGGIAGSCVPFSEIRSDNMKTGGGGQGDQPDVQALEDFVNNSVNSASDGIWKKNYTGIYRANLVINSELESDATNVYKAEAKFLRAWYHFDVLRTYGPCPVVTETIFPESQKFVREDRAVVNEFIINNLKAAIPMLEDAHDAANVGRITQAAAQALLGKVLIYKADWNNDDKATFDEAATYLQKVVDNPNYALFTDYALLFAPHAENNSESIFEIQRTTKSGKSNWSSVDETTEGNFWAQFCGPRGYPGNDVIDGGWGFLLPQNDLMDYYLPDDVARKTSVAWTYDELVTDYNVGKSEDDQVEWAIDQYNQLDFVGYAQKKYSLWKDYDYVGGLALNRPGNERIIRLSDVYLMLAECNLRGTVNEAKAKSLINEVRKNHVYGGAASFDGVDELIATYPSRFATTLDVLWYERRVEFAGEGDRWYDLVRSGRAPSVMGAIYPGVDWTKHIYMPIGLTEQGNSGGSLTEYPSESLPH; encoded by the coding sequence ATGAAACAAATAAAATATATATTCATTATTGCGGTCTTACTAATCGCTGCTTCATGTTCCGATTCATTTCTGGACACCGATCCTGTGAATAAATCCACTGAGGATAATTTCTACCAAACAGATGCTCAGATGTTTGCGGCTCTTATGGCAGCTTATGACCCATTACAATGGGGAGGTATAGCTGGTTCTTGTGTTCCTTTTAGCGAAATTCGTTCAGACAATATGAAAACCGGAGGCGGTGGACAAGGTGATCAGCCGGATGTTCAAGCTCTGGAAGACTTTGTAAATAATTCAGTAAACTCAGCTTCGGATGGTATCTGGAAAAAAAATTATACAGGTATTTATCGTGCTAATTTGGTAATCAATTCAGAGCTTGAAAGTGATGCGACTAACGTTTATAAAGCAGAAGCAAAATTTTTAAGAGCTTGGTATCACTTTGATGTTTTAAGAACTTATGGGCCATGTCCGGTGGTTACAGAAACTATTTTTCCTGAAAGTCAGAAATTTGTGAGAGAAGATCGTGCTGTTGTAAATGAATTCATCATTAATAATTTGAAAGCAGCAATTCCAATGTTAGAGGATGCCCACGATGCTGCTAATGTTGGACGTATAACTCAAGCGGCTGCTCAAGCCTTATTAGGGAAAGTTTTGATTTACAAAGCTGACTGGAATAATGATGATAAAGCAACTTTTGATGAAGCTGCTACTTATTTACAGAAAGTAGTTGACAATCCAAACTATGCTTTGTTTACTGATTATGCGCTATTGTTTGCACCGCATGCAGAGAATAATTCAGAGTCAATTTTTGAAATTCAACGTACCACAAAAAGTGGTAAAAGCAATTGGAGTAGTGTAGATGAAACTACAGAAGGAAACTTTTGGGCTCAGTTTTGTGGACCTCGTGGATATCCAGGAAACGATGTTATTGATGGTGGATGGGGATTCTTACTTCCTCAAAATGATTTGATGGATTATTACCTGCCAGATGATGTTGCTAGAAAAACTTCTGTTGCTTGGACTTACGATGAGTTGGTAACAGATTACAATGTAGGTAAATCAGAAGATGATCAGGTTGAATGGGCAATAGACCAATATAACCAATTAGACTTTGTGGGTTACGCACAAAAGAAATATTCATTATGGAAAGATTACGATTATGTAGGTGGTTTAGCTCTTAATCGTCCAGGTAACGAACGGATCATTCGTTTGTCTGATGTTTATTTGATGTTGGCAGAATGTAATCTAAGAGGAACAGTGAATGAAGCAAAAGCTAAATCTTTGATCAATGAAGTTAGAAAGAATCACGTTTACGGTGGTGCTGCTAGTTTTGATGGTGTAGATGAGCTAATTGCAACTTATCCTTCAAGATTTGCAACTACTCTTGATGTACTGTGGTACGAAAGACGTGTTGAATTTGCAGGTGAAGGTGATAGATGGTATGATTTAGTAAGAAGTGGAAGAGCTCCAAGTGTAATGGGAGCTATTTACCCAGGTGTTGATTGGACTAAGCATATTTATATGCCTATTGGACTTACAGAACAAGGTAATTCAGGAGGTTCTTTAACTGAATATCCAAGTGAATCTTTGCCTCATTAA
- a CDS encoding alpha-L-fucosidase, with amino-acid sequence MRKITLFLSLALFLTMGCSESNKKVEKYTADWESIQNYEIPAWFEDAKFGIFIHWGAYSVPAYDNEWYPRHMYQDSMLWHQTDPSLSKKGTNPVYTHHTETYGHPSIFGYKDFIPMFKAEKFDAKQWIDLFKKAGAKYVVPVAEHHDGFAMYNSHVTRWNAAVMGPKRDIIKELKLATANAGLKFGVSSHFAFNWDYYNHEERFDTSNPELADLYGPAHKRYAPVSEEFMDLWWRRTTDIIDSYNPDILWFDFYWDRPEFASYHSKLAAYYYNMGLENKKEVVLQSKNMGYESFPEGTNVLDIERGKRSDISKDAWQTDTSIGKNSWCYTNTWESKTSNSLLDDLIDIVSKNGTMLLNVGPKADGTIPQDQKDVLLGIGDWLATNGEAIYDTRPWKIFGEGPTKASEGHHSEGNNEALTSKDIRFTTKGDVLYATALGYAENGTFVIKSLATNNENETRPVQSVEFISAKNKIDWKQTENGLEINVNGENQDGAAFVFKVKF; translated from the coding sequence ATGAGAAAAATAACACTATTCTTAAGCTTAGCCCTTTTTTTAACAATGGGTTGCTCTGAAAGCAATAAAAAAGTAGAAAAATACACTGCAGATTGGGAATCTATTCAAAATTATGAGATCCCTGCTTGGTTTGAAGATGCCAAATTTGGAATTTTTATTCATTGGGGCGCTTATTCGGTACCAGCCTATGATAATGAGTGGTATCCAAGACATATGTATCAGGATTCTATGCTATGGCACCAAACTGATCCTTCCTTGTCTAAAAAAGGAACAAATCCGGTTTATACACATCACACGGAAACTTATGGACACCCTTCTATTTTTGGATATAAGGATTTTATTCCCATGTTTAAAGCCGAAAAATTCGATGCAAAACAATGGATAGACTTATTTAAAAAAGCCGGTGCAAAGTATGTTGTTCCAGTAGCAGAACATCACGATGGTTTTGCGATGTATAATTCTCATGTTACTCGTTGGAATGCCGCAGTAATGGGGCCAAAACGAGACATTATTAAGGAGCTTAAACTAGCAACCGCGAATGCTGGATTAAAGTTTGGCGTATCTTCTCATTTTGCTTTTAACTGGGATTACTATAATCACGAAGAGAGGTTTGATACCAGTAATCCTGAATTGGCAGATTTGTACGGGCCTGCACACAAAAGATATGCTCCGGTAAGTGAGGAGTTTATGGATCTTTGGTGGAGACGTACTACTGATATTATCGACAGTTACAATCCTGATATCCTTTGGTTCGACTTTTACTGGGATCGTCCGGAATTTGCTTCTTATCATTCAAAATTAGCCGCTTATTATTACAATATGGGCTTGGAAAATAAGAAAGAGGTAGTTCTGCAAAGTAAAAATATGGGCTACGAATCATTCCCTGAAGGAACCAATGTATTGGATATCGAACGTGGAAAACGTTCTGATATCAGCAAAGATGCATGGCAAACAGATACTTCAATTGGTAAGAATTCCTGGTGCTATACCAACACTTGGGAGAGTAAAACTTCTAATTCTTTACTTGATGATTTAATTGATATTGTGAGTAAGAATGGAACTATGTTATTGAATGTAGGACCTAAAGCTGATGGCACAATTCCACAGGATCAAAAAGATGTTTTATTGGGAATAGGCGATTGGTTAGCAACAAACGGAGAAGCCATTTACGATACACGTCCATGGAAAATATTCGGTGAAGGACCAACCAAAGCTAGCGAAGGACATCATTCAGAAGGAAACAATGAGGCCTTAACCTCAAAGGACATCCGATTTACTACAAAAGGAGATGTTTTGTATGCAACAGCTCTTGGTTATGCTGAAAATGGAACTTTTGTAATCAAATCTCTGGCAACTAATAATGAAAATGAGACACGTCCAGTACAATCGGTTGAATTTATCAGCGCAAAGAATAAAATTGATTGGAAACAAACCGAGAATGGTTTGGAAATAAATGTAAATGGCGAAAACCAAGATGGAGCAGCCTTTGTTTTTAAAGTGAAATTTTAG